In one Thermoanaerobacterales bacterium genomic region, the following are encoded:
- a CDS encoding SAM-dependent chlorinase/fluorinase produces MIVLLTDFGFSHYVGILKGVIARLAPGCPVIDLAHDIAPQDVRDGAWLLFASYRHFPPGAVFCAVVDPGVGGDRQALVIRTRRYLFVGPDNGLLLPAAEDDGLTSAWALPRSLEACRTFEGRDVFAPAAARLAAGADPASLGRPSEPGTVLRFHRCGREGEVVHIDRFGNVVTNIPPVPGAGAYRLSSGGGTLDLPYHPSYSGGRYGEPMLTTGSADTLEIAVPAGSAWERLRPFFALSVGTRVKLESLGPQERGE; encoded by the coding sequence GGATTCAGCCATTATGTGGGCATTCTTAAAGGGGTCATCGCCCGTTTGGCCCCCGGCTGCCCGGTCATTGACCTGGCGCACGACATAGCGCCGCAGGACGTCCGGGATGGGGCCTGGCTGCTCTTCGCTTCCTACCGCCATTTCCCGCCGGGTGCTGTTTTCTGCGCCGTTGTAGACCCGGGGGTGGGCGGTGACCGCCAGGCGCTGGTCATCCGCACCCGGCGGTACCTCTTTGTCGGGCCGGACAATGGTCTGCTCCTGCCGGCCGCCGAGGACGACGGCCTGACCTCCGCCTGGGCCCTTCCACGTTCCCTCGAGGCCTGCCGCACCTTCGAAGGGCGCGATGTTTTCGCCCCGGCCGCCGCCCGCCTGGCCGCTGGCGCGGACCCGGCATCCCTCGGCAGGCCCAGCGAGCCCGGAACCGTCCTTCGCTTCCACAGGTGCGGAAGGGAAGGGGAGGTCGTGCACATCGACCGCTTCGGCAACGTTGTAACCAACATCCCTCCCGTTCCCGGCGCCGGAGCCTACCGGCTCTCGTCCGGCGGGGGCACCCTTGACCTGCCCTACCACCCCTCTTACAGCGGCGGGCGGTACGGTGAGCCTATGCTCACCACCGGGTCGGCGGATACCCTGGAGATCGCCGTCCCCGCCGGGTCGGCATGGGAAAGGCTGCGTCCCTTCTTCGCCCTGTCGGTAGGGACAAGGGTAAAACTGGAGAGTTTGGGCCCCCAAGAACGAGGCGAGTAA